A genomic stretch from Coffea arabica cultivar ET-39 chromosome 10c, Coffea Arabica ET-39 HiFi, whole genome shotgun sequence includes:
- the LOC140016010 gene encoding uncharacterized protein, producing MANFIPNFSTSYGSSSENDDEAILNGAAILLFSPEAEQYNEPLIKVPCRTGDMPGWKWVKELILGHPLRILKNCRITVGNFMRLCDILVQNNYVPQNSHKHVSIEKSLAMTLVMLSHSTRTRVVAERFQHSTETIHRNVVKVLLGLCRFAQRIIRPRETNAMYPRIRYSTKYYPWFKDAIGAMDSTYIPASVPTNEQMAYTNRHGTQSQNVLAVCDHDMRFVYVYVGWEGSAHDARVFESALRMHTDFPIPPPGKYYLVDAAYNMVPGFLAPFKGGRVS from the exons ATGGCAAACTTCATCCCAAACTTCTCAACTTCGTATGGCTCCAGTTCTGAGAATGATGATGAGGCAATTCTCAATGGTGCAGCAATTTTGCTATTTTCACCTGAAGCAGAACAATATAATGAGCCTTTAATCAAAGTACCCTGCCGAACTGGAGATATGCCTGGTTGGAAGTGGGTGAAAGAGCTAATCCTTGGTCACCCGCTTCGCATATTAAAGAATTGTCGAATAACAGTTGGCAATTTCATGAGACTTTGCGACATTCTTGTTCAAAATAACTACGTCCCGCAAAATTCCCACAAACATGTGTCTATCGAGAAATCACTAGCTATGACTCTAGTCATGTTGAGCCATAGCACGCGTACCCGAGTAGTGGCGGAGAGATTTCAACACTCCACCGAAACCATCCACAGAAATGTAGTGAAAGTATTGTTGGGACTGTGTAGATTTGCGCAACGGATTATTCGACCAAGAGAAACAAATGCTATGTATCCAAGAATACGATATAGCACCAAGTATTATCCTTGGTTTAAG GATGCTATTGGCGCTATGGATAGCACTTATATCCCCGCTTCGGTGCCTACAAATGAGCAAATGGCCTACACTAATAGACATGGGACCCAATCTCAGAATGTTTTAGCTGTATGTGACCATGACATGCGCTTTGTGTATGTCTATGTTGGATGGGAGGGAAGCGCACACGATGCTCGGGTCTTCGAAAGTGCATTGAGAATGCACACTGACTTCCCAATTCCACCCCCAG